The Chryseolinea soli genome contains a region encoding:
- a CDS encoding DoxX family protein, with translation MTQKIFATRNDLTGFITRLTLGLVMFPHGAQKVFGWFGGPGFTGEMKFFTETLRMPWLLAFAVIVIEFLGSISLIIGFASRLWAVAMIFLFIGIIFTGHVDNGFFMNWYGDQKGEGYEYHLLIIGLSLATLIGGSGKYSVDRILVADK, from the coding sequence ATGACACAAAAGATCTTCGCTACCCGTAACGACCTGACTGGTTTTATAACCCGCTTAACTCTCGGACTGGTGATGTTCCCACATGGGGCACAAAAAGTATTTGGCTGGTTTGGCGGCCCCGGGTTCACCGGTGAGATGAAGTTTTTTACTGAAACCTTGCGCATGCCCTGGCTACTGGCTTTCGCCGTGATCGTCATCGAATTTTTGGGGTCCATCTCCCTGATCATTGGCTTTGCGTCGAGGCTTTGGGCGGTTGCTATGATTTTCCTTTTTATAGGCATCATCTTCACAGGGCATGTTGACAATGGTTTTTTTATGAATTGGTATGGCGATCAAAAAGGAGAGGGGTATGAATATCATTTGCTGATCATCGGCTTGTCCCTCGCAACGCTCATCGGTGGGAGCGGAAAATATTCGGTTGATAGAATTTTGGTCGCGGATAAATAA
- a CDS encoding ester cyclase — protein MEKVTRFSLMIGLLAVGSCVSNPMSEEDRNEQIIQTYFNEVWNRGHVDVLDELLSTAYINHTPSTPNPPKGAVGLKPIVLAIRKGFPDLHYEIKEIIATKDRVVARVVMTGTQSDTLFGIPPTGKRVEVNQINIEKIENGRIVEHWRVTDELAMMKQLGVVQ, from the coding sequence ATGGAAAAAGTAACGCGTTTTTCGTTGATGATCGGTCTTCTGGCGGTTGGCTCCTGTGTTTCAAATCCCATGTCGGAAGAGGACAGGAACGAGCAAATCATTCAAACCTATTTCAATGAAGTCTGGAACAGGGGCCATGTTGATGTCCTCGACGAGCTGTTAAGCACAGCGTATATCAATCATACGCCATCGACCCCCAACCCTCCAAAGGGCGCCGTGGGACTAAAACCCATCGTGCTCGCTATTCGTAAAGGCTTCCCTGATCTGCATTATGAAATAAAAGAAATCATTGCCACGAAAGACAGAGTTGTGGCGCGTGTGGTCATGACGGGAACTCAAAGCGACACGTTATTCGGCATTCCCCCAACCGGCAAGCGTGTTGAAGTGAATCAAATCAATATTGAGAAAATTGAGAACGGTAGAATTGTAGAACATTGGAGAGTAACCGATGAACTGGCCATGATGAAACAGCTTGGTGTTGTCCAATGA
- the map gene encoding type I methionyl aminopeptidase translates to MSITTKDERIGMQQASDAVAITLKKMREFAKPGISTKALDEYGGKLLTQLGARSAPKLTYGFPGYTCISINEEAAHGIPTADKILKEGDLINIDVSAELNGYWADNGGSFVLGEDIHGHGKLVEASKAILRKAISQITGGVRISEIGRLIETEAKKAGYTVIKNLTGHGIGRGLHEEPHEIANYCDRHNTARFKKNSVVAIETFISTRSTLAATQADGWTLRGNRGGFVAQHEHTIMVTDGQPVIFTVQNGIWD, encoded by the coding sequence ATGTCTATCACGACCAAAGACGAAAGAATTGGAATGCAACAGGCAAGTGATGCTGTTGCCATCACCCTCAAAAAGATGCGTGAATTTGCCAAACCGGGCATCTCCACAAAGGCGCTTGACGAGTATGGCGGCAAATTGCTGACACAGCTGGGCGCACGTTCGGCACCAAAACTAACCTATGGTTTTCCCGGCTATACCTGCATCAGTATTAACGAGGAAGCTGCGCACGGCATACCCACCGCGGATAAAATCCTGAAAGAAGGAGACCTGATAAATATTGATGTATCGGCAGAACTAAACGGCTATTGGGCCGACAATGGCGGCTCGTTTGTATTGGGCGAAGATATCCACGGCCACGGCAAATTGGTAGAAGCATCGAAAGCGATATTGAGAAAGGCGATCAGCCAAATCACCGGTGGTGTCAGAATATCGGAGATCGGAAGATTGATCGAGACGGAGGCCAAAAAAGCTGGCTACACGGTAATAAAAAATCTGACCGGGCACGGCATTGGTCGCGGCTTGCACGAAGAACCCCACGAGATCGCGAACTACTGCGACCGGCATAACACGGCGCGTTTCAAAAAGAATTCGGTAGTAGCGATCGAGACCTTCATTTCAACACGGTCAACCCTTGCCGCCACACAAGCCGATGGCTGGACGCTGCGCGGGAATAGAGGTGGTTTTGTTGCACAGCATGAGCACACCATTATGGTGACGGATGGTCAGCCGGTGATATTTACGGTGCAGAATGGCATTTGGGATTAA
- a CDS encoding Crp/Fnr family transcriptional regulator, which yields MEKKKLKKKKFLLKFGEICKTENFIVKGCLRVYAVDGNGFEHIVMFGIEDWWVSDLFSLWTNSPTTYYIDALEDTELLQISKANLDALYERVPKFERFFRIILQNAYSAQQLRINQNLSYTAEQRYLNFVEKYPSFARRIPQKQISAYLGMTPVFLSMLRKKLSKK from the coding sequence TTGGAAAAGAAAAAATTAAAAAAGAAGAAATTTTTACTGAAGTTCGGGGAGATCTGTAAAACTGAAAACTTCATCGTCAAGGGTTGTTTAAGAGTGTATGCCGTTGATGGGAATGGTTTTGAACATATCGTGATGTTCGGCATTGAAGACTGGTGGGTGAGCGACCTCTTCAGTTTGTGGACAAATTCTCCAACGACCTATTACATTGATGCGTTAGAGGACACTGAACTTCTGCAAATTTCTAAGGCAAACCTCGACGCGCTTTATGAACGGGTTCCCAAGTTTGAACGATTCTTTAGAATAATTCTTCAAAACGCTTACAGTGCTCAACAGCTTCGGATCAACCAGAATCTTTCTTATACAGCAGAGCAACGCTATCTTAACTTTGTTGAAAAATACCCGTCTTTTGCGCGGCGAATTCCTCAAAAACAAATATCCGCTTATCTCGGCATGACGCCCGTCTTCCTAAGTATGCTCCGGAAAAAGTTGAGTAAGAAGTGA